A genomic region of Magnolia sinica isolate HGM2019 chromosome 6, MsV1, whole genome shotgun sequence contains the following coding sequences:
- the LOC131249457 gene encoding uncharacterized protein LOC131249457 has product MDEHGWTDEEMAAFAATLAAATTTIAVGEYCNNILFKSPSRFGDLERRKLINSIIRAGDNECVAQLRMNKATFFNLCSFFRDRNLLLNGKHVSLEEQLVMFLHMVEHNVRNRVIGHRFIRSGETVSRYFSKAVDAIVGLYPEFVKLPSADTPVEILANSNWSDYFQDCIGAIDGTHILAYVPVLESATYRNKKGVLSQNVLGACTFDIKFVYVLAGWEGSASDARVLQSALTHSIDRLTLPEGKYYVVDAGYAHSSGFTAPFRGVRYHLNEYRTGCNPSNKKKLFNYRGDGLVEDEITSTDVAESIDLSPCDINVTQRENDEWATYRDNIATKMWNESHPLL; this is encoded by the exons ATGGATgaacatggatggacggatgaAGAAATGGCAGCCTTTGCAGCTACACTTGCTGCAGCAACTACAACAATTGCTGTCGGCGAATATtgcaataatattttatttaaatcacCCTCCAGATTCGGAGACCTTGAAAGAAGGAAGCTAATAAATAGCATTATTAGAGCGGGTGACAATGAGTGTGTAGCACAACTCCGCATGAACAAAGCTACATTTTTTAACCTATGCTCGTTTTTTAGGGATAGAAATTTACTTCTTAATGGGAAACATGTATCTTTGGAGGAACAACTTGTCATGTTCCTTCACATGGTTGAACATAATGTTAGGAACCGTGTCATTGGGCATCGGTTTATAAGATCTGGAGAAACGGTGAGCCGCTATTTTAGTAAAGCGGTGGATGCTATTGTCGGATTGTATCCGGAGTTCGTGAAACTCCCAAGTGCGGATACACCAGTCGAGATCCTAGCCAATTCTAACTGGAGTGATTACTTTCAG GACTGCATTGGTGCAATTGATGGGACTCATATACTGGCCTACGTACCGGTACTGGAAAGTGCAACCTACCGTAACAAGAAAGGGGTACTTTCTCAGAACGTGTTGGGTGCATGTACATTTGACATAAAGTTCGTATACGTGCTCGCCGGATGGGAGGGATCAGCTTCTGATGCACGCGTCTTACAAAGTGCTTTGACACATTCCATTGATCGGTTAACTTTGCCTGAGG GTAAGTATTACGTAGTTGATGCTGGTTACGCTCATTCATCGGGATTCACGGCTCCTTTCCGAGGTGTACGGTACCACCTCAATGAGTACCGCACAGGCTGCAATCCTTCCAACAAGAAAAAACTATTCAACTATCG CGGTGATGGGTTGGTAGAAGATGAAATCACATCTACAGATGTTGCTGAGAGTATAGATTTGTCTCCATGCGATATAAACGTGACACAACGGGAGAATGACGAATGGGCGACATATCGAGACAACATTGCTACTAAGATGTGGAACGAATCTCATCCT CTATTGTAA
- the LOC131249824 gene encoding uncharacterized protein At2g29880-like: MDPNSGDNQITPKKQSGQGRCDTPRRTPRKYKSKSLDENVMSGGVMRWTDQMDDCLIDTLMDVVANGRKSANGFKKETYKTVVESVRRALGISVVEKHVGNRLRTLKRLYFEVRDTLNASGFGWDDDKKLVTAPDDVWDDYIRSHPYAQHVRRKPVRRYDDLVFLFESD, from the exons ATGGATCCAAATAGTGGTGACAACCAAATTACACCAAAGAAACAGTCTGGGCAAGGTCGGTGTGACACACCCAGAAGGACACCACGCAAATACAAATCGAAATCACTTGATGAGAACGTTATGTCAGGTGGTGTTATGCGGTGGACAGACCAAATGGATGACTGTCTCATCGATACATTGATGGATGTGGTTGCGAACGGCCGCAAGAGTGCGAACGGATTTAAGAAGGAAACGTATAAAACGGTTGTGGAAAGTGTCAGGAGGGCACTAGGGATATCAGTTGTGGAGAAGCATGTTGGTAATCGCCTGCGAACACTAAAGAGGTTGTATTTTGAGGTTCGGGACACCCTGAACGCGAGTGGGTTCGGTTGGGATGACGACAAGAAGTTAGTTACCGCGCCAGATGACGTATGGGATGATTACATACGG TCACATCCCTATGCCCAACATGTTCGTAGAAAACCGGTAAGAAGGTATGATGACCTCGTGTTCTTATTTGAAAGTGACTGA
- the LOC131247923 gene encoding uncharacterized protein LOC131247923 gives MELFFRGLNEESAMSEQFPVSQDIQRCPFLRNINEPTSFSFTSPLNFPMPVRGSKGPIFEDGPNFDMAFRLFHGGDGVVPLSGRSFPHPDNFQHQTAPQFNPLAAKAATISLSAFGPGGPFSFDSFSDMWKMQKRKSSKQESSSQKGGDSSHEALSNEWLETGNCPISKSYRAVSRVLPLVAKALQPPPGIKFKCPPAVIAARAALARTALVKGIRPQPLPAKMLVIGMLGMAANLPLGVWREHTKKFSLSWFAAVHAAVPFIAMLRKSVLMPKTAMAFTIAASILGQAIGARAERHRIKSLARAEAAVQAESRVVGNPGAGQVALLRRGHDSSGGVISEPHLLEASETSSPAMDVCF, from the exons ATGGAGCTTTTCTTCAGAGGTCTAAATGAAGAATCAGCAATGTCTGAGCAGTTCCCTGTTAGTCAGGATATTCAAAGATGTCCATTTTTAAGAAACATCAATGAGCCAACAAGTTTTTCATTCACATCGCCCTTGAATTTTCCCATGCCT GTAAGGGGATCCAAAGGTCCAATTTTCGAAGATGGACCTAATTTTGACATGGCATTTAGGCTTTTTCATGGAGGGGATGGAGTGGTTCCATTATCGGGAAGATCATTTCCACACCCTGACAATTTTCAGCATCAAACAGCCCCACAGTTTAACCCCTTAGCAGCGAAGGCAGCCACTATCAGTCTCTCTGCTTTTGGACCTGGAGGCCCCTTCAGCTTCGACTCTTTTTCTGATATGTGGAAGATGCAGAAAAGGAAGTCATCCAAGCAAGAGTCTTCTTCTCAG AAAGGAGGAGATTCTTCCCACGAGGCCCTGAGCAATGAGTGGCTCGAAACAGGGAACTGCCCCATTTCCAAGTCCTACAGGGCAGTGAGCAGGGTCCTGCCCCTGGTTGCAAAGGCTCTGCAGCCCCCACCAGGCATCAAGTTCAAGTGCCCACCAGCTGTGATTGCTGCAAGGGCAGCCCTTGCCAGGACGGCTCTCGTGAAGGGCATCCGACCTCAGCCCCTGCCGGCAAAGATGTTGGTGATTGGCATGTTGGGAATGGCAGCCAACCTCCCTTTGGGTGTATGGAGGGAGCACACAAAAAAGTTCTCACTCTCATGGTTTGCCGCAGTTCACGCTGCAGTCCCCTTCATAGCCATGCTTAGGAAGTCTGTCTTAATGCCCAAGACAGCGATGGCATTCACAATCGCAGCCTCAATCTTGGGCCAGGCCATTGGTGCTAGAGCCGAGCGGCatcggataaaatcattagctAGGGCAGAGGCAGCAGTGCAAGCTGAAAGCAGAGTGGTTGGTAACCCTGGTGCTGGCCAGGTTGCTCTTCTTAGAAGAGGACATGATAGCAGTGGGGGAGTGATTTCAGAGCCCCATCTGCTCGAGGCATCAGAAACATCTTCACCAGCGATGGATGTTTGTTTTTGA